The following are encoded together in the Bos mutus isolate GX-2022 chromosome 3, NWIPB_WYAK_1.1, whole genome shotgun sequence genome:
- the LOC102278185 gene encoding LOW QUALITY PROTEIN: zinc finger and BTB domain-containing protein 26-like (The sequence of the model RefSeq protein was modified relative to this genomic sequence to represent the inferred CDS: inserted 4 bases in 2 codons) encodes MSERSDLLHFKFENYGDSMLQKMNKLREENKFCDVTVLIDDIEVQGHKIVFAAGSPFLRDQFLLNDSREVKISILQSSEVGRQLLLSCYSGVLEFPEMELVNYLTAASFLQMSHIVERCTQALWKFIKPKQPMESKEGCEPQSASPQSKEHQGDARGSPKQDSPCIHPSEDSMDIENSDIQIVKVESTGDVSEVRSKKDQNQXISSEPTALHSSEPQHXLINSTVENRVSEIEQNHLHNYALSYTGSDNIIMAAKDVFGPNIRGVDKGLQWHHQCPKCTRVFHHLENYANHLKMHKLFMRLLCGKTSTQKGNLHRHMRVHAGIKPFQCKICGKTFSQKCSLQDHLNLHSGDKPHKCNYCNMVFAHKPVLRKHLKQLHGKNSFDNANERNVQDLTVDFDSFACTTVTDSKGCQPQPDAAQVLDAGKLAQTVLNLRSDSTCVN; translated from the exons ATGTCTGAAAGATCAGATCTCCTTCACTTCAAGTTTGAAAATTATGGAGATTCAATGttacaaaaaatgaacaaattaagaGAAGAGAATAAATTTTGTGATGTTACAGTTCTCATAGATGATATTGAGGTACAGGGGCATAAAATTGTGTTTGCTGCAGGTTCCCCCTTCTTAAGAGACCAGTTTTTACTGAACGATTCGAGAGAGGTGAAAATCTCCATATTGCAGAGTTCCGAAGTGGGGAGACAATTGCTCTTGTCGTGCTATAGTGGTGTGCTGGAATTCCCCGAGATGGAACTGGTCAATTACTTGACTGCTGCGAGTTTTCTTCAGATGAGTCACATTGTAGAACGGTGCACGCAGGCCTTGTGGAAGTTTATAAAGCCAAAACAGCCAATGGAAAGTAAAGAGGGATGTGAACCACAGAGTGCTTCTCCCCAGTCGAAAGAACATCAGGGAGATGCCAGAGGCTCCCCAAAGCAGGACTCACCTTGTATTCACCCATCTGAAGACAGTATGGATATAGAGAACAGTGATATTCAGATCGTTAAGGTAGAATCTACTGGGGATGTATCAGAGGTTAGAAGTAAAAAAGATCAGAACCA TATTTCTTCTGAACCCACTGCTTTACATTCATCCGAGCCCCAGCA TCTGATAAATTCAACTGTGGAAAACAGAGTAAGTGAAATAGAGCAAAACCATCTCCACAATTATGCCCTCTCTTACACAGGCAGTGATAACATCATCATGGCCGCGAAAGATGTCTTTGGGCCTAATATTCGAGGTGTAGACAAAGGCCTGCAGTGGCACCACCAGTGCCCAAAGTGTACCAGGGTGTTTCATCACCTGGAGAACTAcgccaaccatttaaaaatgcacaaaCTCTTTATGCGTCTACTCTGCGGCAAGACTTCTACTCAGAAAGGCAACCTTCATCGACACATGCGTGTGCATGCCGGCATTAAACCTTTCCAGTGTAAAATCTGTGGGAAAACCTTTTCTCAGAAGTGTTCCTTACAGGATCATCTTAACCTTCACAGTGGAGACAAGCCCCATAAGTGTAACTATTGTAACATGGTTTTTGCACATAAGCCAGTTTTGAGGAAGCACCTTAAACAGCTGCATGGCAAAAACAGCTTTGATAATGCCAATGAAAGAAATGTGCAAGACCTCACTGTGGACTTTGATTCTTTTGCGTGTACAACAGTCACAGACTCTAAAGGGTGTCAGCCGCAGCCTGATGCGGCACAGGTCCTGGATGCCGGTAAATTGGCCCAAACTGTCCTGAACTTAAGGAGCGATAGCACTTGCGTGAATTAA